A genomic segment from Ptychodera flava strain L36383 chromosome 8, AS_Pfla_20210202, whole genome shotgun sequence encodes:
- the LOC139139454 gene encoding uncharacterized protein — protein sequence MVSRTRKFNHITPVLINLHWLPVVFRIQYKSLLITYKALHDSTPTYISDLIHCKPVSRTLRSNDKDLLHVPQCRLKTYGERAFSRAAPLNWNNLPLEIRQSSSLDNFKKSIKTHLFERAY from the coding sequence ATGGTGTCACGTACCAGGAAATTCAATCATATCACACCTGTTCTTATAAATCTACATTGGTTACCAGTTGTCTTCAGAATCCAGTACAAGAGTCTACTCATCACCTACAAGGCACTTCATGACAGCACTCCAACATATATATCAGACTTAATCCACTGTAAACCTGTATCCCGTACTCTCCGGTCAAATGACAAGGATCTTCTTCATGTTCCACAATGCAGACTGAAAACTTATGGTGAACGTGCCTTCTCGCGTGCTGCTCCACTTAACTGGAATAATTTACCCTTAGAAATACGGCAGTCTTCCAGTCTGGACAATTTCAAGAAGAGCATCAAGACCCATCTCTTCGAAAGAGCCTACTGA